The following coding sequences lie in one Saccharopolyspora hordei genomic window:
- a CDS encoding alpha/beta fold hydrolase — protein MTTLHTTERGTGDRAVFVHGSGCWAAHETFGFAAQLALADDFHVVLPDRRGYGGSPDVERSDYAQDAADVAELLDGGAHLVGHSSGGVVAMLAAAREPGSVRSLTLIEPACFQVAADAPLVAAALERNRAAIGSVPPELSDEDLVRLNFESVGFAAPEPTPELVRATRTALDEHPAWEAEIPVERLAEAGFPKLVITGTWEDAPQAYREHGGEPILECARVTAERIGADLLRVDGASHWPHSQRPETVNAALRELWKAGVLRG, from the coding sequence GTGACCACACTCCACACGACCGAGCGGGGGACCGGCGACCGCGCGGTGTTCGTGCACGGTTCGGGATGCTGGGCCGCGCACGAGACGTTCGGCTTCGCCGCGCAGCTCGCGCTCGCCGACGACTTCCACGTCGTGCTGCCGGACCGGCGCGGGTACGGGGGCAGCCCGGACGTCGAGCGCAGCGACTACGCGCAGGACGCCGCGGACGTCGCCGAGCTGCTCGACGGCGGCGCGCACCTGGTCGGCCACTCCTCGGGCGGGGTGGTGGCGATGCTCGCGGCCGCGCGCGAACCCGGTTCGGTCCGGTCGCTGACGCTCATCGAACCGGCGTGCTTCCAGGTGGCGGCGGACGCGCCGTTGGTCGCCGCGGCCCTGGAGCGCAACCGGGCCGCCATCGGGTCGGTCCCGCCGGAGCTGTCGGACGAGGACCTGGTGCGCCTGAACTTCGAGTCCGTCGGCTTCGCCGCGCCCGAGCCGACACCGGAGCTGGTGCGCGCCACGCGGACCGCGCTGGACGAGCACCCGGCCTGGGAGGCGGAGATCCCGGTCGAGCGGCTCGCCGAGGCGGGCTTCCCGAAGCTGGTCATCACCGGCACCTGGGAGGACGCGCCGCAGGCGTACCGGGAGCACGGCGGCGAGCCGATCCTGGAGTGCGCCCGGGTGACCGCGGAGCGCATCGGCGCGGACCTGCTCCGGGTGGACGGTGCCTCGCACTGGCCGCACAGCCAGCGACCCGAGACCGTCAACGCGGCGCTGCGCGAGCTCTGGAAAGCGGGGGTGCTCCGCGGT